One part of the Ornithodoros turicata isolate Travis chromosome 2, ASM3712646v1, whole genome shotgun sequence genome encodes these proteins:
- the LOC135385100 gene encoding neprilysin-1-like yields MVSYSPAGQAYILLEYKGRAAKTVADEPRPMDERKSIVEKILKFVFSVDTIDEQTLNSILEAEDKISQLTDEQTESTSITFPMSQVGFTEGSDENMSSRWIQALEEHRSLIGDIDTITLQMRRSHVALLHNIFGSTPLIDKHLLQTLFAWVITYDLYGLSGFLDSARQPHTVRVWCYESAKRTFPSVATLKALHEIVNQSRVDAVREMADYIFKEIAASFKTSQWLDNPTREAVLKKLSLTSRIIGYPFNLSSGEAVDRYLEPMQDLTPDNYAKNVVLTRQGRARIFWKRFRQQDGYINAINTVLDLIGVNQFVNAFNLAQYNAIVIPAPFMYAPFFIFHGPPEVNYAGLGTTIGHEIMHNYDNERMFSDNSTEGVTKNSLAAYKKLVGCLQSVIHKAPRARTFEEREKEYLADALGIQSVERAWRKAAESTSVTLGYVRGFTRDQLFYVSYAIKWCGIPSLNVFKTHPDLDERCNVQLMNSDHFSRVFNCPPGSPMNPSEKCRFW; encoded by the coding sequence ATGGTGTCTTACAGTCCGGCCGGTCAAGCCTATATTTTATTGGAATACAAAGGGCGCGCGGCTAAGACTGTGGCAGACGAGCCACGTCCTATGGATGAACGAAAATCCATTGTGGAAAAAATATTAAAATTTGTGTTTTCTGTTGACACTATAGACGAACAGACTTTAAATTCCATTCTGGAGGCCGAAGACAAGATATCGCAGCTGACGGACGAACAGACAGAGTCCACATCTATCACGTTTCCAATGTCTCAAGTAGGATTCACAGAAGGCAGCGATGAAAACATGTCATCACGGTGGATCCAAGCACTGGAAGAACACAGATCTTTGATCGGGGATATTGATACGATTACCCTTCAGATGCGAAGGTCTCACGTTGCCCTTCTTCACAACATCTTCGGGAGCACTCCTCTTATCGATAAACATCTTCTCCAAACGTTATTTGCCTGGGTAATAACTTACGACCTGTATGGGTTGTCTGGTTTCCTGGACTCAGCAAGACAACCTCACACTGTCCGGGTGTGGTGCTACGAATCCGCTAAGAGGACCTTCCCGTCGGTGGCGACTCTCAAGGCTTTGCATGAAATCGTCAATCAATCCAGAGTGGACGCTGTCAGAGAAATGGCTGATTACATTTTCAAAGAAATTGCTGCATCATTTAAGACGTCCCAGTGGCTAGACAATCCTACGAGGGAAGCAGTACTAAAAAAACTATCACTGACGTCAAGAATAATCGGCTACCCGTTTAATTTGTCGTCAGGAGAAGCGGTCGATAGGTATCTGGAGCCAATGCAGGACTTGACGCCGGACAATTACGCAAAAAACGTTGTGCTGACAAGACAAGGCAGAGCTCGAATATTCTGGAAACGTTTTCGACAGCAGGACGGTTACATTAATGCGATAAACACTGTATTGGACTTGATAGGCGTTAATCAATTTGTGAATGCCTTCAATCTCGCTCAATACAACGCAATTGTCATACCTGCACCCTTTATGTACGCACCATTCTTCATATTCCATGGGCCTCCAGAAGTGAACTACGCGGGTCTTGGAACAACTATTGGCCACGAAATTATGCACAACTATGACAACGAACGTATGTTTTCCGACAACAGCACCGAGGGAGTCACAAAGAATAGCTTGGCTGCGTACAAGAAATTAGTCGGATGTCTCCAGTCGGTTATCCACAAAGCACCCAGAGCCAGAACGTTCGAAGAACGTGAGAAGGAATACCTCGCCGACGCATTGGGAATACAATCAGTTGAGAGAGCATGGAGAAAAGCAGCTGAAAGCACAAGCGTTACACTTGGATATGTTAGAGGCTTCACGAGAGACCAATTGTTCTATGTGTCCTATGCCATTAAATGGTGTGGCATTCCAAGCTTAAATGTTTTCAAAACCCACCCCGACCTTGACGAAAGGTGCAACGTCCAACTGATGAACTCTGACCACTTCAGTCGAGTCTTTAACTGCCCACCTGGGTCACCCATGAATCCGTCAGAGAAATGTCGCTTTTGGTAG